In Polynucleobacter sp. es-EL-1, the following are encoded in one genomic region:
- a CDS encoding heme-binding protein translates to MATEEPKFTLLEKSEPFELREYAPQIVAEVTVTGDLDSASSQGFRLIAAYIFGQNQVSEKIAMTTPVGIESSSESKSAKIAMTTPVGIQADQTDKGADQRWTVSFVMPSEYTIDTLPKPLNSQVKIRPIPAEKKAVIIFSGFYDEEKVAEKTKSLEEWVKAKNWKTVGVPQFARYNPPWTLPFMRRNEILIQVRD, encoded by the coding sequence ATGGCCACCGAAGAACCAAAATTTACCCTGCTTGAAAAATCAGAACCTTTTGAATTGCGTGAGTATGCGCCACAAATTGTGGCTGAAGTCACCGTCACTGGCGATTTAGATTCAGCATCTAGTCAAGGCTTTCGGCTTATTGCCGCCTATATCTTTGGGCAGAACCAAGTGAGCGAAAAAATTGCCATGACCACACCTGTAGGTATTGAATCTAGTAGTGAGTCAAAAAGCGCAAAGATTGCTATGACTACCCCTGTTGGTATTCAAGCAGATCAGACTGATAAAGGGGCGGATCAGCGCTGGACTGTTTCATTTGTGATGCCTTCTGAATACACCATTGATACATTGCCAAAGCCTTTAAATTCTCAAGTAAAAATCAGGCCTATCCCAGCAGAAAAAAAGGCCGTCATTATTTTCTCGGGATTTTATGATGAGGAGAAAGTGGCAGAGAAAACCAAATCCCTAGAGGAGTGGGTTAAGGCTAAAAACTGGAAAACTGTTGGCGTGCCCCAGTTTGCTCGTTACAACCCGCCTTGGACTTTACCGTTTATGCGCCGTAATGAAATCTTGATTCAGGTGCGTGACTGA
- a CDS encoding LD-carboxypeptidase, producing MKRIHLIAPSGASLDQRSPSLGIEWLQHQGFEVANRDCTTRVEQRFSGSDEQRLSEINQLANLPPETIVLAMRGGYGLHRLLPGIDWDAIARAIRNGLQICGHSDFTVFELGMLAKTGAITLAGPMLNFDFACQGEHGDGISPNAFMWQHFQAAVNDRQLHCDVQVPQKYVLQKEGPVSGMLWGGNLTVIAGLVGTPYLPSQQQTQGGILFLEDVNEHPYRIERMLMQLLDAGVLTNQAAIMLGGFSAYRLYDNDRGYDLDSAIEVIRKRLPSHIPILTGLPFGHQADKLTLPVGAQAHIQFDISGFSIQSSW from the coding sequence TTGAAACGGATTCATTTAATTGCTCCTTCTGGAGCGAGCTTAGATCAGCGCAGCCCCTCGCTTGGTATTGAGTGGTTACAGCATCAAGGCTTTGAAGTTGCCAATAGGGATTGCACAACGCGCGTAGAGCAGCGTTTTTCTGGCTCTGACGAGCAACGTTTATCTGAAATCAATCAACTTGCCAATCTTCCCCCAGAAACGATAGTGCTTGCGATGCGCGGTGGTTATGGTTTACATCGCTTGCTGCCAGGTATCGATTGGGATGCAATTGCAAGGGCCATTCGTAATGGCTTGCAGATATGCGGCCATAGTGATTTCACTGTATTTGAGCTGGGAATGCTCGCCAAGACTGGTGCAATTACTTTGGCAGGACCCATGCTCAATTTTGATTTTGCCTGTCAGGGCGAGCATGGCGATGGCATCTCTCCCAATGCATTTATGTGGCAACATTTTCAAGCAGCAGTGAATGATCGACAGCTGCATTGCGACGTTCAAGTGCCGCAGAAATATGTATTACAAAAAGAAGGGCCAGTCTCTGGAATGTTGTGGGGCGGTAATCTCACAGTGATTGCTGGTTTAGTAGGCACTCCGTACCTACCAAGCCAACAACAAACACAAGGCGGAATTTTGTTTCTAGAAGATGTGAATGAGCATCCCTATCGCATTGAGCGTATGTTGATGCAGTTATTAGATGCCGGTGTATTGACGAACCAGGCTGCGATTATGTTGGGCGGTTTTTCTGCTTATCGTTTATACGATAACGATCGGGGTTATGACTTGGATAGCGCCATTGAGGTCATTCGTAAGCGTTTGCCTAGCCATATTCCTATCTTAACGGGCCTGCCTTTTGGGCATCAAGCAGATAAATTAACTTTACCCGTAGGTGCGCAAGCGCACATTCAATTTGATATATCAGGCTTTAGCATTCAGTCCTCGTGGTAA
- a CDS encoding 23S rRNA (adenine(2030)-N(6))-methyltransferase RlmJ — MFSYRHAFHAGSHADILKHLTLVHLVEYLQEKPGALTIVDTHAGAGIYSLIDGFASVSKEADGGIYRLMEYAASNPISEGIQNYLSLIQAENTADEMSIYPGSPFILARLLRPQDRLKLFELHPKEIDILRHNISELKQAKQIDVYAADSFSRLKGLLPPPSRRGLVLIDPSYEDKQDYRYLEAAMEEALQRFATGCYAIWYPVLSRRESADLPGRMKKIAALHKRSWLHTELRVENAPKERRLQASGMFIINPPWTLEKHLAESLPILVKALGQDVGAQYLLNSFEA, encoded by the coding sequence ATGTTCAGTTATCGTCACGCCTTTCATGCGGGTAGTCATGCCGATATTCTCAAGCACCTCACCCTAGTGCATCTAGTTGAGTACCTGCAAGAAAAGCCGGGGGCATTGACGATTGTCGATACCCATGCTGGCGCTGGAATTTACAGTCTGATTGATGGTTTTGCTAGCGTTAGTAAAGAGGCCGATGGGGGTATTTATCGCTTAATGGAATATGCCGCTAGCAATCCAATCAGCGAAGGTATACAAAATTACCTCTCCTTGATTCAAGCAGAAAATACTGCTGATGAGATGAGCATCTACCCTGGCTCACCATTTATTTTGGCACGCCTACTGAGACCCCAGGATCGTTTAAAGCTATTTGAACTCCACCCCAAAGAAATTGACATCTTGCGCCACAATATCAGCGAGCTTAAACAAGCAAAGCAAATAGATGTTTATGCAGCAGATAGTTTTTCTAGGCTCAAGGGCTTGCTGCCACCCCCTAGTAGACGCGGATTAGTCCTGATTGACCCATCTTATGAAGATAAGCAAGACTATCGCTATCTTGAGGCAGCCATGGAAGAGGCTTTGCAACGCTTTGCTACTGGTTGCTATGCAATCTGGTATCCGGTTCTCTCTAGAAGGGAGTCGGCAGACTTACCGGGACGCATGAAAAAGATCGCAGCCCTTCATAAACGCTCTTGGCTGCATACTGAACTGCGAGTCGAGAATGCCCCCAAAGAGCGCCGCCTTCAAGCTAGCGGGATGTTCATCATCAATCCGCCATGGACCTTAGAAAAACACCTTGCTGAAAGTTTGCCTATTCTAGTAAAAGCCCTAGGCCAAGATGTTGGCGCTCAATACCTATTGAATAGCTTTGAGGCTTAA
- a CDS encoding phosphatase PAP2 family protein has product MVQRKPFLSIAPSWVWLLPLLPLGFAIALYFGELQTPTFLLINRYTQLLPDTLWTWFTFLGNGWGIFALCFPLLLLAPRLLCAGLIASTIGGIISQILKRLLDLPRPSSILALEDFYRVGEPLLHRAMPSGHTLTAFSVAAGIYFAANQTKRGSIWWIFILASLSGISRNALGAHWFTDVLAGCAIGLWSGLLGAAIAQYIPEGQLSPNKLLPRLLALGGLASIYVLLNQTLDSELNEPLQYACALLVGITFAFFIKAQLTTKAP; this is encoded by the coding sequence ATGGTTCAGCGCAAACCTTTTTTAAGTATTGCACCATCTTGGGTTTGGCTCCTACCCCTGCTTCCCTTAGGCTTTGCGATCGCTCTTTACTTTGGCGAACTACAAACCCCTACTTTTTTACTCATTAATCGCTATACCCAACTTTTGCCAGACACCCTGTGGACTTGGTTTACATTTTTAGGTAATGGCTGGGGCATTTTTGCGCTGTGCTTTCCTCTCTTACTACTTGCTCCGAGATTACTCTGTGCTGGACTAATAGCTTCTACGATTGGCGGCATCATCAGTCAAATCTTAAAACGCCTCTTGGATCTTCCAAGACCCTCTAGCATTTTGGCCCTGGAAGATTTTTATCGCGTCGGTGAACCACTCCTGCATCGCGCGATGCCCTCGGGTCATACGCTCACAGCTTTTTCCGTTGCAGCCGGCATCTACTTTGCTGCTAACCAGACTAAACGTGGTTCTATCTGGTGGATATTTATATTGGCCAGTCTCTCAGGCATCTCTCGCAATGCCTTGGGGGCTCATTGGTTTACAGATGTACTCGCGGGCTGTGCAATTGGCCTGTGGTCAGGCTTGCTTGGCGCTGCCATAGCCCAATACATTCCAGAAGGCCAACTGAGTCCCAATAAATTACTTCCACGGCTATTAGCCTTAGGTGGCCTAGCAAGCATCTATGTACTACTAAACCAAACCTTGGACTCAGAACTTAACGAGCCCTTGCAATATGCTTGCGCCCTCTTGGTGGGTATTACCTTTGCCTTCTTTATTAAGGCGCAATTAACTACTAAGGCTCCTTAA
- the queD gene encoding 6-carboxytetrahydropterin synthase QueD translates to MTTNSEAISITRRLEFDSGHRIPNHDGQCRHLHGHRYAIEVTLTGVIADHPGKADDGMVLDFGDIKRLTNQFVVEPWDHAFLVAKEDSGLVQYLNSIPNHKTVVMDHVPTVENLASAAFKILQPVFEKAFDGRLKLSSIRLYETPNCWADISHP, encoded by the coding sequence ATGACCACTAATTCCGAAGCTATTTCTATTACACGTCGACTGGAGTTTGATTCAGGTCATCGTATTCCCAATCATGATGGCCAGTGCCGCCATTTGCATGGACATCGCTATGCTATTGAGGTTACGCTCACTGGTGTGATTGCTGATCATCCTGGTAAAGCGGATGATGGGATGGTCTTGGATTTTGGGGATATTAAGCGCCTTACAAATCAATTTGTAGTGGAGCCCTGGGATCACGCTTTCTTGGTCGCCAAGGAGGATTCGGGCTTAGTGCAGTATTTAAACTCCATCCCAAATCATAAGACGGTAGTAATGGACCATGTTCCGACTGTCGAAAATTTAGCCAGCGCTGCATTCAAAATACTACAGCCGGTTTTTGAGAAAGCCTTTGACGGTCGCTTGAAGCTATCATCGATCCGCTTATACGAAACACCCAATTGCTGGGCCGATATCTCCCACCCATAA
- a CDS encoding lysylphosphatidylglycerol synthase transmembrane domain-containing protein — MSSPSNTTSKPTSGWKVALKRAWPTIRILLSIALLWKATSGIDWDALLNSDLQMQPWWFLAAIFCMFSAFIGGGLRWGYLMRKVGFQGSLKNYISLYLAGGLINQGLPSTLGGDSYRAITATHLNDSGKLTQEKELNEELHHSVDLEHATPKLRLSFSMVLVDRLLGLAGNNLLGGIGLILGGATLASWGTDLGYLVTGVMILAGIVAAIILAWGPSCNLLQKFLGKMQMQQALPGIKLAFSWPMNVAQGVFAIGIHSLTILTLLFCLKAYGVNAPIESLMIGLPALSLLLMLPISISGWGLREATLSSVLALWGVDPSLTVLASISYGAITVISVLPGAFILLKRK, encoded by the coding sequence ATGAGTTCACCATCTAATACCACCTCAAAACCGACATCCGGTTGGAAAGTGGCCCTCAAACGTGCATGGCCAACAATTCGTATCCTGTTATCTATTGCCCTGCTTTGGAAGGCTACCAGTGGAATTGATTGGGATGCATTACTCAATTCAGATCTTCAGATGCAGCCTTGGTGGTTTTTAGCGGCCATCTTTTGCATGTTTAGCGCTTTTATTGGTGGCGGTCTACGCTGGGGCTATTTAATGCGCAAGGTGGGGTTTCAGGGTAGCCTGAAGAATTACATCTCCCTATATTTAGCTGGGGGATTAATCAATCAAGGTCTTCCTAGCACTCTGGGTGGTGATAGCTATCGTGCCATTACTGCCACTCACCTCAATGACAGCGGAAAACTGACTCAAGAAAAAGAGCTCAATGAAGAATTGCACCACTCGGTTGATTTGGAGCACGCAACACCAAAACTGCGTTTGAGCTTTTCAATGGTCTTGGTTGATAGATTGCTGGGCTTGGCCGGCAATAATTTACTGGGTGGTATTGGTTTGATTCTGGGCGGAGCTACCCTCGCCTCTTGGGGTACAGACCTTGGTTATTTAGTGACCGGTGTCATGATATTGGCGGGTATTGTTGCTGCCATCATTTTGGCTTGGGGACCAAGCTGCAATCTGCTGCAAAAATTTCTCGGAAAGATGCAAATGCAACAGGCCTTACCCGGCATCAAGCTGGCTTTTTCTTGGCCTATGAATGTTGCTCAAGGAGTCTTTGCGATTGGGATTCATTCTTTGACTATTTTGACCCTCCTCTTTTGCCTTAAGGCATATGGAGTAAATGCTCCAATTGAAAGCCTCATGATTGGCCTTCCTGCATTAAGCCTTTTACTCATGCTACCCATCAGTATTTCTGGTTGGGGTTTAAGAGAAGCCACCCTTTCATCAGTATTAGCTTTGTGGGGAGTAGACCCCTCCTTGACAGTGCTGGCATCAATTAGTTACGGCGCCATTACCGTCATTTCAGTGCTGCCTGGCGCCTTTATTTTATTAAAACGGAAGTAA
- the queE gene encoding 7-carboxy-7-deazaguanine synthase has product MYTVKELFPTLQGEGAHAGRAAVFCRFAGCNLWSGREEDRATAVCQFCDTDFVGSDGDGGGKFATAPELADAIENAWTSTSAGPQQRYVVFTGGEPLLQLDAPLIDALHAKGFLIAIETNGTLKVPKGVDWVCVSPKAGSDLVVLQADEIKLVIPQQGHTAIETLLARFEKMDYRNRFLQAMDGPLQQENLALAIRLCQKRPLWRLSVQTHKIVGIR; this is encoded by the coding sequence ATGTATACCGTCAAAGAACTCTTTCCAACCCTGCAGGGTGAGGGCGCCCACGCAGGTCGTGCCGCAGTGTTTTGCCGATTTGCTGGTTGCAATTTGTGGAGTGGACGCGAGGAAGATCGTGCTACTGCAGTCTGCCAGTTTTGCGATACCGATTTTGTTGGAAGCGATGGCGATGGTGGCGGTAAATTTGCAACCGCACCAGAGTTAGCGGATGCCATTGAGAATGCGTGGACCAGTACATCTGCCGGACCTCAACAACGTTATGTTGTATTTACCGGTGGTGAGCCACTACTACAGTTGGACGCACCATTAATTGATGCTTTGCATGCCAAAGGATTTTTGATTGCCATTGAAACGAATGGCACTCTCAAAGTGCCCAAAGGAGTGGATTGGGTTTGTGTAAGTCCTAAAGCGGGCTCCGATCTAGTTGTACTGCAGGCCGATGAAATTAAGTTAGTGATTCCACAGCAAGGTCATACCGCTATTGAGACCCTATTAGCACGATTTGAGAAGATGGATTACCGCAATCGTTTCCTGCAAGCAATGGATGGCCCCTTACAGCAAGAAAATCTCGCTTTGGCTATTCGTTTATGCCAAAAAAGGCCACTGTGGCGCTTGAGTGTGCAGACTCATAAAATAGTCGGCATTCGCTAG
- a CDS encoding glycosyltransferase family 9 protein, translated as MSISVNTMRAIDHWVGVPLCAIVSPLVALIDSIKNIFARPLDAPRKLLFIELSEMGSAILVDPAMRNAQARGAELFFLIFKSNRASLTLLNTVKPENIFTIDSSSLGGLIKDTLQFLVVARKHRIDTVIDLELFSRFTALLTGLCGARRRVGYHIFHGEGLWRGFMLTRKVHYNPHIHITKNFLSLIHAAFAKDIEVPFSKIHITDSEVKLEQAVIDPVALKKVREQIEQLAASAGINYAHGKQRLILVNPNASDLLPQRRWAQQRFSELIQGLHQRYPEDLILITGSPAEFDYVEKVRTVANVKHALNFAGQVTFAQLPPLYTLSDVMVTNDSGPGHFSAVTPLRTVVLFGPETPALYGSVGKSIAITANLACSPCVSAANHRKTPCHDNVCMQAITVAQVLEKMTLQLSEADQAKAH; from the coding sequence ATGAGTATTAGCGTCAACACCATGCGTGCCATCGATCATTGGGTTGGAGTTCCACTCTGCGCAATTGTTAGTCCCTTGGTAGCCCTCATTGATAGCATCAAAAATATATTTGCTCGCCCATTAGATGCCCCTCGCAAACTCTTGTTCATTGAGCTCTCCGAAATGGGTAGCGCAATTTTGGTTGACCCCGCAATGCGTAATGCACAGGCTCGTGGCGCCGAATTATTTTTTCTCATCTTCAAAAGTAATCGCGCCAGCTTAACTTTATTAAATACCGTTAAACCTGAAAATATTTTCACTATTGACTCATCAAGCTTGGGCGGTCTCATTAAAGATACGCTGCAGTTTTTAGTAGTGGCACGCAAGCACCGTATTGATACCGTAATTGATTTGGAATTATTTTCTCGCTTCACCGCCCTGTTGACTGGGCTTTGTGGAGCACGTCGCCGCGTTGGGTACCATATTTTTCATGGCGAAGGCTTATGGCGTGGATTTATGTTGACCCGCAAAGTTCATTACAACCCACATATTCACATCACCAAGAACTTTCTATCTTTGATTCATGCAGCATTTGCCAAAGACATTGAAGTGCCATTTAGCAAAATTCATATTACAGATTCTGAAGTCAAACTAGAGCAAGCTGTGATTGACCCAGTCGCTTTAAAAAAAGTTCGCGAGCAAATTGAACAGCTTGCTGCAAGCGCTGGTATCAATTACGCCCATGGTAAACAACGTCTTATCTTGGTTAATCCCAATGCAAGTGATCTTTTGCCGCAACGACGCTGGGCCCAGCAACGCTTCTCTGAATTGATTCAAGGGCTGCACCAGCGCTATCCCGAGGATTTAATCTTAATTACGGGTTCTCCAGCTGAATTTGATTATGTTGAAAAAGTGCGCACAGTAGCCAATGTAAAACATGCCCTGAATTTTGCTGGGCAAGTCACCTTTGCTCAATTACCACCGCTTTACACACTTTCAGATGTGATGGTGACCAATGATTCTGGTCCAGGACACTTTTCTGCAGTGACGCCACTACGGACAGTAGTTTTATTTGGGCCTGAGACTCCAGCCTTATATGGCTCTGTAGGCAAATCAATTGCGATTACTGCCAATCTGGCATGCTCACCCTGCGTCAGTGCAGCCAACCATCGTAAGACGCCCTGTCATGACAATGTCTGTATGCAAGCTATTACTGTTGCACAAGTGCTAGAAAAAATGACTTTGCAGCTCTCTGAAGCAGATCAAGCAAAAGCGCACTAA
- a CDS encoding DUF3047 domain-containing protein has translation MFTKTTMLLCIGTSVLLGCAGFTGNSLENESGQAFNADQLPAREELPKFSAEKPRSGMPEGWHFYRIAPYKKNTVYRLENYQGRTVLAANSKTSASGLAVKLNPRSAQNLWLQWEWKAVREIPQADNEQSQSDDAPLRILVAYDGNKSKLPLKEKLTFEMASLISGQEMPYATVMYIWSGKNPVNTVLNNAHTSRVKMIVVDSGWDDIGQWRKHERNLAADYKLAYGENPGNIVGIALLTDTDNTKSETRALYGDIELIRKLAK, from the coding sequence ATGTTCACCAAAACCACCATGCTGCTATGTATTGGCACTAGCGTATTGCTAGGGTGTGCTGGCTTTACAGGGAATTCTCTCGAAAACGAGTCAGGCCAAGCATTTAATGCGGATCAATTACCTGCTCGAGAAGAGTTACCAAAGTTTTCTGCTGAAAAGCCTCGCAGTGGGATGCCAGAAGGCTGGCATTTTTATCGTATTGCACCGTATAAGAAAAATACCGTTTACCGTTTAGAAAATTATCAAGGCCGCACTGTATTGGCGGCAAATTCTAAAACTTCGGCATCTGGTCTTGCTGTCAAACTAAATCCCCGCTCAGCGCAAAATTTATGGCTGCAATGGGAGTGGAAGGCCGTTAGAGAAATTCCACAAGCTGACAATGAGCAAAGTCAGAGTGATGATGCGCCTCTGCGTATTTTGGTTGCCTATGACGGCAATAAATCTAAGTTACCCTTAAAAGAAAAGCTGACTTTTGAGATGGCTAGTTTAATTAGTGGGCAAGAGATGCCTTATGCAACAGTGATGTATATCTGGTCAGGTAAAAATCCAGTCAATACTGTTTTAAATAATGCCCATACTTCTCGCGTGAAAATGATTGTGGTCGATTCGGGTTGGGATGATATTGGTCAGTGGCGCAAACACGAACGTAATCTCGCTGCAGATTACAAACTGGCTTATGGTGAGAACCCTGGCAATATTGTTGGCATTGCCTTATTGACTGATACTGACAACACTAAATCCGAAACACGTGCTTTATATGGCGATATTGAATTGATTCGCAAACTAGCGAAATAA
- a CDS encoding glycosyltransferase family 39 protein: MRHQSPSSWAIIAVSIAALVHLALGFSIEFSVDEAHYALYAKYLAWSYFDHPPLVGWVQWPLVSLSSSEGIIRLIPELLWIISAYLVYQLTLEVHHLIQGRNAGYLTTTLPSANLCGLLAVLTIIAAPLPHVLAIGLVPDTLLTPFSLGIMLMTIRWLTKDSLSMLDWAILGILLGLSGLSKYTAAFTVLALLLVFLVNPKKSWIGQMGFWLAALIALLLITPVLYWNWINDWMSFKYQIAHGSGGAWVWRKVGAFIGLQIACFGPLFIVGLYAFLKHCLHSPKVTLIALLGFFFIPFLIFAALSGGGSLPHWTTPAWFCLAPFVGIGLAKTWVMHHRLAIRLLFIGQVLICILGFGFVLSGGINSAAVRSNPIADLYGWKMAGQKAAQLAQSKSVAGIAVQNWTLGSRAAWYAQPLPVFVLDQRKDQFDLWFGELPPGSDALLINWSGMAFTPPIEGSLAFEKCEPLDSLEITRFGQVLTKFDYSLCRNWQKAGTGR; encoded by the coding sequence ATGCGCCATCAATCCCCATCTAGCTGGGCCATCATTGCCGTTAGCATTGCTGCTCTCGTTCACCTTGCTCTGGGCTTCTCTATCGAGTTTTCTGTTGATGAGGCGCACTACGCCCTGTACGCCAAGTATTTAGCATGGAGTTATTTTGATCACCCACCACTGGTTGGCTGGGTGCAATGGCCACTAGTGAGCCTGAGTTCATCCGAAGGCATTATTCGACTCATTCCAGAGTTGCTCTGGATTATTTCCGCCTACTTGGTATATCAACTCACACTGGAAGTGCATCACCTGATTCAAGGGCGTAATGCAGGCTACTTAACTACCACGTTACCCTCAGCAAATCTGTGCGGCTTACTCGCAGTGCTGACGATCATTGCTGCACCGCTCCCCCATGTTTTAGCCATTGGGCTAGTACCAGATACCCTACTGACGCCATTCAGTCTGGGCATCATGCTCATGACCATCCGCTGGCTCACCAAAGATTCCCTCTCAATGCTTGATTGGGCAATCCTTGGAATACTCTTGGGTTTGTCAGGGCTGAGCAAGTACACCGCTGCTTTTACAGTACTTGCCCTCTTACTTGTTTTTTTGGTAAATCCCAAGAAATCCTGGATTGGGCAGATGGGTTTTTGGCTTGCCGCACTGATTGCCTTGCTACTCATCACACCAGTGCTGTACTGGAACTGGATCAATGATTGGATGTCATTTAAATATCAAATTGCCCATGGTAGTGGTGGCGCCTGGGTATGGCGTAAGGTGGGCGCCTTCATCGGACTGCAAATTGCCTGCTTTGGACCGCTTTTCATAGTTGGTCTTTATGCCTTTCTCAAGCATTGCTTGCACTCCCCAAAAGTCACCCTCATTGCTTTGCTGGGCTTCTTTTTCATTCCCTTTCTGATTTTTGCCGCCCTTTCAGGAGGCGGTAGCTTGCCTCATTGGACTACCCCCGCCTGGTTCTGTCTTGCGCCATTTGTCGGCATCGGATTAGCAAAGACTTGGGTAATGCATCATCGACTCGCAATCCGTCTCTTGTTTATCGGACAAGTGCTCATTTGCATTCTGGGATTTGGCTTTGTTTTGTCTGGCGGGATCAATAGCGCCGCAGTTAGGTCCAATCCAATTGCAGATTTATACGGCTGGAAGATGGCTGGACAAAAGGCGGCTCAACTAGCGCAAAGTAAGTCGGTCGCTGGTATTGCCGTACAAAATTGGACCCTAGGAAGTCGTGCAGCTTGGTATGCGCAACCACTACCTGTTTTTGTCCTAGATCAGCGCAAAGACCAGTTTGATCTGTGGTTTGGAGAGTTACCCCCAGGATCTGATGCCCTACTGATTAACTGGTCAGGAATGGCATTTACCCCGCCAATTGAGGGCTCCTTAGCCTTTGAGAAATGTGAACCTCTAGATAGTCTTGAAATTACCCGATTTGGGCAAGTTTTAACCAAATTTGACTATAGCCTTTGCCGCAATTGGCAAAAGGCAGGTACAGGGCGCTAA
- the tadA gene encoding tRNA adenosine(34) deaminase TadA, with product MQAELDRQFMQQAIEQAKLAAAAGEVPVGAVLVQDAQVISTGFNQPISNSDPSAHAEMMAIRSAAQALSNYRLPGSTLYVTLEPCAMCAGAILHARIDRVVFGAIDPKTGAAGSVLDVFSEKRINHQTQVEGGVMGQECGQLLRDFFKERR from the coding sequence ATGCAAGCTGAGCTTGACCGCCAATTTATGCAGCAGGCTATTGAGCAAGCGAAGTTGGCTGCTGCTGCTGGTGAGGTCCCAGTAGGAGCGGTGTTGGTTCAAGATGCCCAAGTGATTTCCACCGGATTTAATCAGCCGATTAGCAATAGCGATCCTAGCGCCCATGCCGAGATGATGGCCATTCGATCTGCTGCACAAGCACTCTCTAATTATCGTTTGCCGGGAAGTACGCTGTACGTCACCTTGGAGCCTTGCGCGATGTGCGCTGGAGCGATATTACATGCGCGGATTGACCGTGTCGTATTTGGTGCTATTGACCCTAAAACTGGCGCAGCTGGTAGCGTCCTTGATGTATTCTCAGAAAAGAGAATTAATCACCAAACTCAAGTTGAGGGTGGTGTTATGGGACAAGAGTGCGGGCAATTATTGCGTGATTTTTTTAAGGAGCGGCGTTGA